The following is a genomic window from Anopheles aquasalis chromosome 3, idAnoAquaMG_Q_19, whole genome shotgun sequence.
gcgttgttgtgtttggcCAAGCACTAGCACGATTGCTAGAAGTGAAAACGCTATTCGCAGAGCGGAACCCATTATGAACTGGTTGAAGGCGAGCATTCAATTGATTCAAAGTGCACAAACAGCCAGGCAATTTATAGGATGCGATGGTACATCTCGGGGAAGCTGATGTGGGCATTCCCACCCGACGTAGACTGCCTCACACATACATGTATGAAGGTCAAGAGTTCAAGATTAGCATAAACGCTCGCGAAAGATCGCATAAATGTAACACTAATACTGTGCACATgggcatttgttttgattgggGAATGTTAGTTCCTATTGCAAACTCAAAAATCGAGTGCTGAAATTGGTTAAAATGACTTTAATGCCGGGGTATGGAGAGAGCATGAGCTAAAGAGAGGAGTAAAAGGGTTGAATttgttgaagaaaaagaaatgattttttcgTGATTCATTTTTAAATGGTTTGTGATCTTTCGTAAGAGAACGTCGTGTGTAAAATAAACCAACAATATTTCATCGACATTTTGTAGGCCGGAAAAAAAGATATGCAATTAAGCATGCTACCTTTCTTGAGATATTGCCTTCGGATATTTCTACGAGCGACATGAGACTTGTTTCAATAGGTTGCTGTTTTATTGTCATTGGCGTATGTGACTAACAAAGACACAAGCGCTGAGTTTTGCTTGACGATGCTTTTCTTCATGAGTCTCAAGTAAGTGACGATTGGCGGTATGATCGCTTCGCTGGATTGCCGCTGAAGACAGAAGAGAAGCAGTATTATCCTTTTGAGAATATGGTGGTGCAGTGGCGTTTTACGCTGGGTTCGTCACTTTTCCTATAAAATAGACTCTCTTATCCTGTGACATCAAAACGTATATAAATGGATGATCTGCCTTGAACTCCATTACTGGTTGTGGTGAGTATACTGCTGACATCAGCATTATATCCAGCCCTATAGAGAGGAAATAAAAGGGTTTGGTTTAACCGCAATCGTGAGATATGCTGGGTTTACTATCGTGGGTTAACGATCATGTACATGTAAGATAGGGACAAAGAGTATCAAGACCAACCACGGATACTTCTACGGAAACGATCAATGACGTCGTTTTACTCACCTGTAGCGGCTGCCGCTTCGGTACCTGCTTCATTTACTTCGATGAATGCTTTATGAACGGCCTTAGAAACTTTAAGAGCTCCATCAGACTCCAGCAAACCAGGAAACTCAGCCGCATCACTGAACATTCGTCCCATGCCAAGCTGCAAGGAGTAATTGTTGATAGTCAATATTTTAGCATAAAAGTAATACATGAAGATGATCACTTACTGTTGTCAGAACGTTCTTCAGATCGAGAGTGAAATCGATTTTAAATTTGGGGAGGTATACTTTCACTTCGCttattttcaattgatttcgAAGATCGATTAGGTCAAGACTCGGAAGTCTCTCCTCCAATGATGCTAATCCATCGCGATTGTtaggcaacagcaccagcatcgtcaCGTTACTGTCACTGTAGGATAGCTCAAGAGCCGAGAATGCTTCAGCCGCAAAGCTTTTGTACGCAAAATCCTTCTGAATGTACATTGTCGACACATCTCGTGACTCGGTATCACTGAACCAAAATGGTCTTGGATATGTGTGAAACGTTTTGAACTGGTGCTTCCATTTCGCGTGAAAATGTAGAGCATTGACCAACACCATACGGGTAAGTTCGTTCAGAGAATTGGCTGCGATGAGATtcttgattttgttgtttgttttcttttccacccaaTCGTTGATCGTTTTCGCGGCGATCTGACTCTGAGCGAAATTGACCTTTTGAACCTCTGACTGGAATCTGGAGGAGGCCACCTCTTGGAAGGAACGCTTCACATTGAATCCCTCTTTGACGTAAAGCTTGTTGGCTAAGACGATAGATGTATCATTAGCCAAACGAATCATGAGCCGTCCGTACCAGTCGGCaacctgctgcttctgatcgGCTTTTCCGTAGCGTAATCCACCGAACATTTCATCAGCTGTTAGTCCACCGGCTCCCATGGCGGCCAGTGATAGGCAGGCACTGATCGAAAGCGGAGAAAACACCACATTTCCGTCACTCGCTTGTGCACTCACTTGCTACAAATTGGGAATAATTATCAGTCCTTGATTTGGGAATTGTCAAGACACACAACAATTGAGCACAGAAGACGATGACTCACCTTGTACAGCTGGATTGCGAAATCGTTGGATTGCTGCACAAATTTGTTGTCAGCCAAATTGGTGATTCCCTGGGAATTACGCTTCCTTATCTCGCGTTGATGAGTTTGACCAAGCACTAGCAAGATTGCTAGAAGTGAAAACGCTATTCGCAGAGAGGAATCCATTCTGAACAGTGCAAAGTCTACGAGCAATTGATtcaaagcgagcgaacgctaAGGGAATTTACAGTAGAATGTTTTTAATCATCGAGAGACATATAGAGCATCGAGATGATTTCAGAGAGTGTCTTACGCACACTACataattttgattttgatcCGTTTCCAAGGTGAGTGATTAAGCTGTACTTGAACCGATCTTGACACGCTTGTTCTCTGTGCAATGGTCGGATTTAAACTCCCGATCCGCAATCGCTTATTACTTCActactgtctctctcttccctctcactctctattTAATCGTAATTCTCTTATCTCTTGGCTCACAGAAACATAGACCTGTAGTATGTTCATGATTTACACTGACTTCAAGATTACCAAATCTTCAACATCCCATGTAGATCACACAAATACATTTAAATGGagagaaattaatttaattgatgATTGTTAGTTGTTATTGTATGTGCAACGGGTGTATGCTTAAAATCAGTTATTTGTGTGTATTAAGCGTTAAGTTGATCGTAATGCTCGTATATTCATTAAGCATTTTTTCCTTAAACAAATGCAGGGCAACAAACCTAGAACTTCagaaaatgcgtggaaaaaaTCCAGTACAGCGAATAAAATTGCATTGGAAAACCGGCTTTCCAAAAAAGCATTGGGAAGGGTTTTTCTGCTGCCTTCAAAAGTAACTTTATTCAGTTAATTTTAGCTGCTAGTGCTCGTGCGATTTCTCTTCAAACCTTTCGCAGTTAAGTAAGTATTATCGATGGCCAAAGATACTGAAAATTTTTAAGAACAAATGCGAAATGAATCTAGTTATcattttggccatttttagAGACTATAAATAACTTCCAGACGATTAAAACATCGCGTTACAGAGTTGCAAACTGCATCGAACGGTGCACGAGAGAGAatataaaaccgaaaaacaaacacccaccAAACGCTGGCGGGTGAACGATAACCGAAATATCGTACGGCCTACCATAAAGACACATCCCGCTCAACCGGTGCTATCGGTTCGTTTGCTCGGTCGGTAAACTCGTAAACATAAATATCGTGCACAAGCCCCCTGGAGGC
Proteins encoded in this region:
- the LOC126576523 gene encoding antichymotrypsin-2-like; amino-acid sequence: MDSSLRIAFSLLAILLVLGQTHQREIRKRNSQGITNLADNKFVQQSNDFAIQLYKQVSAQASDGNVVFSPLSISACLSLAAMGAGGLTADEMFGGLRYGKADQKQQVADWYGRLMIRLANDTSIVLANKLYVKEGFNVKRSFQEVASSRFQSEVQKVNFAQSQIAAKTINDWVEKKTNNKIKNLIAANSLNELTRMVLVNALHFHAKWKHQFKTFHTYPRPFWFSDTESRDVSTMYIQKDFAYKSFAAEAFSALELSYSDSNVTMLVLLPNNRDGLASLEERLPSLDLIDLRNQLKISEVKVYLPKFKIDFTLDLKNVLTTLGMGRMFSDAAEFPGLLESDGALKVSKAVHKAFIEVNEAGTEAAAATGLDIMLMSAVYSPQPVMEFKADHPFIYVLMSQDKRVYFIGKVTNPA